In one Macaca fascicularis isolate 582-1 chromosome 6, T2T-MFA8v1.1 genomic region, the following are encoded:
- the CPLX2 gene encoding complexin-2 isoform X1 gives MDFVMKQALGGATKDMGKMLGGEEEKDPDAQKKEEERQEALRQQEEERKAKHARMEAEREKVRQQIRDKYGLKKKEEKEAEEKAALEQPCEGSLTRPKKAIPAGCGDEEEEEEESILDTVLKYLPGPLQDMFKK, from the exons ATGGACTTCGTCATGAAGCAGGCCCTTGGAG GGGCCACCAAGGACATGGGGAAGATGCTggggggagaagaggagaaggaccCGGACGcgcagaagaaggaggaggagcgGCAGGAGGCCCTGcggcagcaggaggaggagcgCAAGGCCAAGCACGCGCGCATGGAGGCGGAGCGGGAGAAGGTCCGGCAGCAGATCCGAGATAAG taTGGgctgaagaagaaggaggagaaggaagcagaggaGAAAGCAGCCCTCGAACAGCCCTGCGAGGGGAGCCTGACCCGGCCCAAGAAGGCCATCCCTGCGGGCTGCggggacgaggaggaggaggaagaggagagcatCCTGGACACGGTGCTCAAATACCTGCCCGGGCCGCTGCAGGACATGTTCAAGAAGTAA